In Aedes albopictus strain Foshan chromosome 3, AalbF5, whole genome shotgun sequence, the following are encoded in one genomic region:
- the LOC115269769 gene encoding uncharacterized protein LOC115269769, whose product MSTQSKNKLLISSDPIREGGCVSCSRPDSYDDFVQCDQCDSWWHMRCAGVTKSISQRPWTCRTCLPLSVASSSSSARISLRLKQIEEERAIQQREWEAEKRALENERKAMQEKYKLLEDQLAERENATRRSQVSRPSSMRRVSAWVENLVESQEVEGAVGGVVIGVASEADQDVLREEAEEATPSTVGRTADVIQRSEKPVHPNQLNVPMQLVSSDSSPQDGNQQQNKGAIPKIVPNSCEPIRDGNVWTAKGNFTSSVPPVLHPGKPTIVPKPKDKISAQTSDDAYKDLLAKLGSIGVSPIVQSAPQVFATEPIIQGHVYPTVPLPLTMGENESCIAHRANTDPHVTNMQSIAPSPSIVPNVTEQAPSPSQLAARQVMPRDLPMFSGDPAEWPIFISAFENTTVACGYSKVENLARLQRCLKGAAYESVRSRLLLPESVPQVLSTLRLLYGRPELLINVLLNKLRSTPAPRSDKLETLIEFGLAVQSLCDHLVAAGQQPHLTNPYLLMELVDKLPAHVKMDWASYMQRYPEVNLKTFSNFMEGIMVAASKVTLYTSSCTEKTKPKPRTSINTHFNEQEWPKDDERICCICKNRGHRVRECDAFKALSINDRWKTVQFHELCRSCLCAHGKRSCRNAAQCGINGCTFRHHPLLHSNRSEPAPREVETQNVEAAGNHTHRLLNQSLLFRVIPVTLYGPRKAVTTFAFLDDGSQLTLIDEELTRELGVDGRSVPLCITWTGNVSRMEENSKQLRLDISGVDKGKRLNLDDVRTVKKLALPGQTLRLDDLRDRFPYLNGLPISGYENALPRLLIGVNNLHLTVPLKVKEGSFNEPVATKTRLGWCIYGGNGSSTSNSVNVHACECNCDRNLHDLIKDYFILEDAGATSTSEPVSAENKRAQELLQQTTVRVGDRFETGLLWREEEIEFPESYGAAVRRLECLERRMKKNPSLKDNLERQINEYQQKGYAHRASEKELRSADLRRVWYLPLGAVVNPKKPEKVRLIWDAAATVNGVSLNSLLLKGPDQLTSLLAVLVRFRQYSVAVSADIKEMFHQVRIREADRQSQRFLWRNEPSSSPDIFIMDVATFGSTCSPASAQYVKNRNATEYAEEFPRAAEEIIHNHYVDDYLASFETEADAAETAEQVKFIHIQGGFELTNWNSNSTIVLHRVGAAEDNDRKHLFLDKGNQFERVLGMLWLVGEDQLSFCTQLKEDVQEIIAGNIVPTKRQVLRCLMSFFDPLGLLSFLFVHGKILLQDVWRAGIQWDQTISNEQWERWQKWIAVLRHVSTIQIPRCYFMNATAQYYKEVQLHIFVDASEGAYAAVAYFRIIDLNGAPRCALVAAKTKVAPLKPLSIPRLELQAAVLGTRLLHFVLEAHTITVKQRYLWSDSTTVLAWLRADPRKYKQYVACRIGEVLMETDASEWWWVPSKLNPADLATKWGSGPTLDADGIWFNGPPFLLKPIEEWPAQTTHQQTVEEELRACNMHLQATPIPSVIDYDRFSS is encoded by the coding sequence ATGAGTACTCAATCGAAGAATAAGCTCCTGATATCGTCGGATCCAATACGAGAGGGAGGCTGCGTCAGCTGTTCGCGCCCCGATTCGTACGACGATTTCGTACAGTGTGACCAGTGTGACAGCTGGTGGCACATGCGCTGTGCGGGAGTCACAAAATCAATATCGCAGCGGCCGTGGACCTGCCGCACTTGCCTACCATTAAGCGTAGCATCCAGCAGCAGCTCAGCTCGTATTTCGCTCCGGCTGAAACAAATCGAGGAAGAGCGCGCTATACAGCAGCGCGAATGGGAGGCAGAAAAACGAGCTCTCGAGAACGAGAGAAAGGCCATGCAGGAGAAATATAAACTGCTGGAGGATCAGCTCGCTGAAAGAGAAAACGCCACCCGGCGTAGCCAAGTTAGCCGACCATCGAGCATGAGGCGTGTTAGTGCTTGGGTCGAAAATCTTGTCGAAAGCCAGGAAGTCGAGGGTGCAGTTGGTGGAGTGGTCATCGGCGTAGCGTCAGAAGCAGACCAAGATGTTCTACGTGAAGAAGCCGAAGAAGCAACGCCGTCAACCGTCGGCCGCACCGCTGACGTCATTCAACGATCGGAGAAGCCGGTGCACCCGAATCAACTGAACGTCCCCATGCAACTAGTCTCTTCTGACTCGTCGCCCCAGGATGGAAATCAGCAGCAAAACAAAGGCGCGATTCCAAAAATAGTTCCGAATAGTTGTGAACCGATCCGCGATGGTAATGTATGGACAGCTAAAGGTAATTTCACATCCTCTGTACCCCCCGTACTACATCCAGGTAAGCCAACCATTGTTCCAAAGCCAAAAGATAAAATTTCCGCTCAAACGAGCGACGATGCATATAAAGATTTGCTAGCAAAATTAGGGTCAATTGGTGTGTCTCCTATTGTCCAGAGCGCACCACAAGTTTTTGCAACAGAGCCCATAATACAAGGGCATGTTTACCCTACCGTTCCGCTTCCTTTAACCATGGGAGAGAACGAATCTTGCATTGCTCATAGAGCAAATACAGATCCACATGTTACTAACATGCAGTCAATCGCGCCTTCCCCGTCAATAGTACCCAACGTAACCGAGCAAGCCCCTTCCCCCTCGCAGTTAGCCGCGCGTCAGGTAATGCCTCGCGACTTACCGATGTTCTCCGGTGATCCCGCGGAGTGGCCTATCTTCATAAGTGCGTTCGAAAATACTACCGTCGCGTGTGGCTATTCTAAAGTGGAAAACCTTGCGAGACTTCAACGGTGCTTGAAAGGTGCAGCATACGAATCTGTTCGAAGCCGTCTCTTGTTACCAGAATCAGTACCACAAGTGTTAAGTACTCTGCGTCTTTTGTACGGCCGACCGGAACTGCTTATTAATGTTCTTTTAAACAAACTGCGGTCAACCCCAGCGCCGAGATCTGACAAACTAGAGACGCTCATCGAGTTTGGTCTGGCTGTGCAGAGTTTGTGTGACCATCTTGTAGCAGCAGGACAGCAGCCTCATCTGACGAATCCCTACTTGTTGATGGAGTTGGTGGACAAGCTACCTGCGCACGTGAAAATGGATTGGGCGAGTTACATGCAGAGATATCCCGAGGTGAACCTGAAGACCTTCAGCAACTTCATGGAGGGCATCATGGTCGCGGCGAGCAAAGTTACGCTGTACACGAGTAGTTGCACCGAAAAAACAAAACCCAAACCCAGGACATCTATCAACACCCATTTCAACGAACAGGAATGGCCAAAGGACGATGAAAGGATTTGCTGCATCTGTAAAAATCGTGGACATCGCGTTCGGGAATGTGATGCTTTCAAAGCGCTATCCATCAATGATCGCTGGAAAACAGTGCAATTTCATGAACTATGTAGAAGTTGTCTTTGTGCCCACGGCAAAAGAAGTTGCCGAAATGCTGCTCAGTGCGGTATCAATGGGTGTACCTTTCGTCATCATCCCCTGCTCCATTCAAACCGAAGCGAGCCAGCTCCGCGTGAAGTAGAGACGCAGAACGTAGAAGCGGCGGGAAACCACACTCATCGCCTGCTGAATCAGTCACTACTGTTCCGAGTCATTCCAGTGACGCTTTATGGACCTCGAAAGGCAGTGACAACCTTTGCCTTCCTCGACGATGGATCACAGCTGACACTTATCGACGAAGAACTTACTCGAGAACTTGGCGTTGATGGTAGGAGTGTTCCGTTGTGCATCACTTGGACCGGGAATGTGTCCAGGATGGAAGAAAATTCGAAGCAGCTGCGGCTAGATATATCTGGCGTGGATAAGGGAAAACGTCTGAATCTCGACGACGTGCGCACCGTGAAAAAACTGGCCCTGCCAGGTCAGACGCTTCGTCTAGACGACCTCAGAGACAGATTTCCATATCTCAATGGCTTACCAATTTCAGGCTATGAGAACGCTTTGCCACGTCTACTCATTGGAGTCAACAATCTGCACTTAACCGTCCCGCTGAAAGTTAAGGAAGGAAGTTTCAATGAGCCGGTAGCTACTAAGACGCGGCTCGGGTGGTGCATCTATGGAGGAAATGGCTCCTCCACGTCAAATTCAGTCAACGTCCATGCTTGTGAGTGCAACTGTGATCGCAATCTTCATGATCTGATAAAGGATTATTTTATCTTGGAGGATGCCGGTGCAACATCGACGAGTGAACCAGTTTCGGCCGAAAATAAAAGAGCACAGGAACTTCTGCAGCAAACCACGGTCCGAGTCGGCGATAGGTTCGAAACCGGGTTATTGTGGAGAGAAGAGGAAATCGAGTTTCCCGAAAGCTACGGAGCTGCGGTGCGAAGATTGGAGTGTTTGGAGAGACGCATGAAGAAGAATCCGTCTTTAAAAGATAACCTGGAACGTCAAATCAACGAATATCAACAGAAGGGTTATGCTCACCGTGCCAGCGAAAAGGAGTTACGATCGGCAGACTTAAGAAGGGTCTGGTATCTTCCTCTCGGAGCCGTAGTCAATCCAAAGAAGCCGGAAAAGGTGCGTCTCATTTGGGACGCGGCTGCTACGGTGAATGGGGTATCCCTCAATTCCCTTCTGCTTAAAGGTCCGGATCAGCTGACTTCGTTGTTAGCGGTTTTGGTACGTTTCCGGCAATATTCGGTAGCAGTCTCAGCGGATATTAAGGAGATGTTTCATCAGGTTAGAATCCGTGAAGCCGATCGTCAATCCCAGCGATTCTTGTGGCGAAACGAACCATCAAGCAGTCCAGATATTTTTATCATGGACGTTGCAACGTTTGGATCAACGTGCTCACCGGCCTCTGCACAATATGTGAAGAACAGGAATGCAACGGAATAcgcggaagaatttccaagagctGCAGAGGAAATCATTCACAACCATTACGTGGATGATTATTTGGCAAGCTTCGAGACGGAGGCGGATGCAGCAGAAACTGCGGAACAAGTAAAGTTTATTCACATCCAAGGTGGTTTCGAACTTACGAACTGGAACTCCAACAGTACTATAGTACTGCATCGAGTAGGAGCAGCAGAAGATAATGACCGGAAGCATCTGTTTCTGGACAAAGGCAATCAGTTTGAACGTGTTCTCGGAATGCTGTGGTTAGTTGGCGAGGATCAGCTTAGCTTCTGTACACAACTTAAAGAAGACGTACAGGAAATCATTGCGGGAAATATCGTACCCACGAAACGGCAGGTTCTACGTTGCCTAATGAGCTTCTTCGATCCTTTGGGCCTGTTGAGTTTCCTATTCGTCCACGGCAAAATTTTGCTGCAGGATGTATGGCGTGCCGGAATACAATGGGATCAAACAATCAGCAATGAACAGTGGGAGCGTTGGCAGAAATGGATCGCGGTTCTTCGACATGTATCTACCATACAGATTCCCCGATGTTATTTCATGAACGCCACGGCACAATACTACAAGGAAGTACAGCTACACATTTTTGTAGATGCGAGTGAAGGAGCATATGCTGCTGTCGCCTACTTCCGGATTATCGACCTGAATGGGGCACCAAGATGCGCATTAGTGGCGGCCAAAACCAAGGTGGCACCGCTTAAGCCGTTATCGATACCCCGTCTCGAGCTACAAGCGGCTGTTCTCGGGACCCGCTTATTACACTTCGTTCTGGAAGCCCATACCATAACTGTAAAACAGCGATACTTATGGTCAGACTCCACAACAGTTCTGGCGTGGCTGAGAGCAGATCCTCGAAAGTATAAGCAGTACGTAGCATGCAGGATCGGTGAAGTTCTAATGGAGACAGATGCCAGCGAGTGGTGGTGGGTACCATCAAAGTTGAATCCGGCGGATTTGGCAACAAAATGGGGAAGCGGCCCCACCCTGGACGCTGATGGGATATGGTTTAACGGACCTCCTTTTCTGTTGAAACCCATCGAAGAGTGGCCAGCGCAGACTACACATCAGCAAACAGTAGAAGAAGAACTACGTGCATGTAATATGCATTTGCAAGCCACACCAATACCTTCAGTAATTGACTACGATCGATTTTCAAGTTGA
- the LOC134291042 gene encoding uncharacterized protein LOC134291042 codes for MSVLTQDRERPPSERKGLEINSSLYRSTPYIDEFGVLRVDGRIGAAKHAEVGMKFPSILPRSHRVTSLILHAFHRKFKHANFETVVNEIRQLYHVPRLRVTVKKISSECLICKLRKAVPQIPRMAPLPPARLATFARPFTYVGLDFFGPLVVKVGRGNAKRWIALFTCLTIRAVHCEVVCSLSTEACVKSIRRFVCRRGAPAEIYSDNGTNFHGAERILMKQIQQGVAATITSTTTKWFFIPPASPHMGGAWERMVRSVKQAMLGAYNSDRKLDDESLLTFVSEAESMVNSRPLTYLPLDAEETEALTPNHFLLGSSSGVRQPVVEPTDNSAALQNTWHLINHQLDGFWKRWIREMLPTLTKRTKWFGEVKMVSTGDLVMIIDDSKRNNWIRGRIVEVIKGCDGRVRQAVVRTAGGLLRRSVSKLAILDVLANGKIGTGGQCYGGEDVASGHTAPNQTNGVSSTLNDGLDRSKADEVDDEAKALKPACRED; via the coding sequence ATGTCGGTCCTTACACAGGATCGTGAGCGTCCACCATCCGAGCGAAAAGGTTTAGAGATCAACAGTTCACTGTATCGTTCTACGCCGTACATTGACGAGTTTGGCGTTTTGCGGGTTGACGGAAGAATAGGAGCGGCTAAGCATGCGGAGGTGGGAATGAAGTTCCCATCCATTCTACCAAGAAGTCATCGCGTCACGAGTCTCATACTTCATGCATTCCATCGAAAGTTCAAGCATGCCAACTTCGAGACGGTTGTGAACGAAATTCGGCAGCTGTATCATGTACCTCGACTCAGAGTGACTGTCAAGAAGATCAGCAGTGAATGTTTGATTTGCAAGTTGCGCAAAGCGGTTCCTCAGATCCCACGGATGGCCCCTCTTCCACCGGCTCGTCTAGCAACGTTTGCTAGGCCGTTCACCTACGTAGGATTGGATTTCTTCGGACCACTGGTGGTAAAAGTCGGGCGAGGTAATGCAAAACGATGGATTGCTCTCTTCACTTGTTTGACCATTCGAGCTGTACATTGTGAAGTAGTTTGTAGTCTATCGACGGAAGCTTGCGTAAAGTCTATTCGCCGTTTCGTGTGTCGCCGAGGTGCACCGgcagaaatttactcagacaACGGCACCAACTTCCACGGTGCCGAACGTATATTGATGAAGCAAATTCAGCAGGGAGTTGCTGCAACCATAACAAGCACGACCACCAAATGGTTCTTCATCCCACCAGCGTCACCCCACATGGGTGGGGCGTGGGAACGTATGGTGCGTTCAGTTAAGCAGGCAATGCTGGGCGCCTACAATTCCGACAGGAAACTGGATGATGAATCTCTTTTGACGTTTGTCTCTGAAGCGGAAAGCATGGTCAACAGCCGACCACTCACTTATCTCCCTCTGGACGCAGAGGAAACCGAAGCATTGACTCCGAATCATTTTTTGTTAGGAAGCTCAAGTGGTGTACGACAGCCGGTTGTTGAACCAACTGACAACTCAGCCGCCCTCCAAAATACTTGGCATTTGATCAACCATCAACTAGACGGCTTCTGGAAACGATGGATCCGCGAAATGTTACCGACCCTAACAAAAAGGACCAAGTGGTTTGGTGAAGTGAAGATGGTTAGCACTGGAGATTTGGTGATGATCATAGACGACAGTAAAAGGAACAACTGGATCAGGGGACGCATAGTGGAGGTAATCAAAGGATGTGACGGACGAGTCCGTCAGGCGGTAGTAAGAACTGCAGGGGGCTTGCTGCGCAGATCTGTCTCTAAGCTAGCTATCTTGGACGTCCTGGCTAATGGTAAAATTGGAACCGGTGGCCAATGTTACGGGGGGGAGGATGTTGCCTCTGGGCACACTGCTCCGAATCAAACGAACGGAGTGTCGTCGACGCTTAACGATGGCCTTGACAGGTCAAAAGCAGATGAGGTCGATGACGAGGCAAAAGCATTGAAACCGGCATGCAGAGAAGACTAG